The Electrophorus electricus isolate fEleEle1 chromosome 19, fEleEle1.pri, whole genome shotgun sequence genome has a segment encoding these proteins:
- the sox17 gene encoding transcription factor SOX-17, with product MSSPDAGYASDDTSQARGTSSVMMPGVGQCAWTDPLSPLADTKVKSDACAGGPGRGKSEPRIRRPMNAFMVWAKDERKRLAQQNPDLHNAELSKMLGKSWKALSVVDKRPFVEEAERLRVQHMQDHPNYKYRPRRRKQVKRIKRLDSGFLLPGTSEPQTPLGMESLGVGYSLPPTGMPQGSLPQYCDTQGLFENYSLPTPDSSPMDELGTETTFFAVHPQEESSQGAYGYSQHQDYVPHGHPQHIVNTHIHGGGQGEVHPHVTAHSHGGVHQGVNPHTLVSAHSHSNSQTNLITSTHSQELGSTNVSAQMGHNINAPHNPLHSHPLSQVLFNRNLSAGSNQGPPPAYLPCQSTLGVFYNPASQVKHTVEDLSPPQESHTHPHTLAEQHSRTPTEAHRHGPEMLSEVDTNEFEQYLSYGIPQAPMQGPDLISSVLSDASTAVYYCNYSNT from the exons ATGAGCAGTCCCGATGCGGGCTACGCCAGCGACGATACAAGCCAAGCTCGCGGCACCAGCTCAGTCATGATGCCCGGCGTGGGCCAGTGCGCGTGGACAGACCCGCTGAGTCCGCTCGCAGACACCAAAGTGAAGAGCGACGCGTGCGCTGGCGGTCCTGGGCGTGGGAAGAGCGAACCGCGCATCCGCAGGCCAATGAATGCATTTATGGTTTGGGCAAAAGATGAGCGAAAGAGACTTGCACAGCAAAATCCTGACCTGCACAACGCTGAACTCAGCAAAATGCTCG GTAAGTCGTGGAAGGCGCTGTCAGTGGTGGACAAGCGGCCATTTGTGGAGGAGGCCGAGCGGCTGCGCGTGCAGCACATGCAGGACCACCCAAACTACAAGTACAGGCCCCGGCGTCGTAAGCAGGTGAAGAGGATCAAGCGTCTGGACTCCGGCTTCCTGCTGCCTGGGACGTCTGAGCCCCAGACCCCTCTGGGCATGGAGAGTCTGGGGGTGGGCTATTCCCTGCCCCCCACCGGCATGCCCCAGGGGAGTCTGCCACAGTACTGTGATACCCAGGGTCTCTTTGAAAACTACAGTCTGCCCACACCTGACTCCTCCCCAATGGACGAGCTGGGGACAGAGACCACATTTTTCGCTGTCCATCCTCAGGAGGAGAGTTCCCAGGGAGCTTATGGCTACAGTCAGCACCAAGACTACGTGCCCCATGGGCACCCTCAACATAttgtcaacacacacattcatggcGGTGGGCAGGGAGAGGTGCATCCTCACGTCACAGCACACTCTCATGGCGGTGTGCACCAAGGGgtcaacccacacacactcgttaGTGCACACTCCCACAGCAACAGCCAAACCAATCTGATAACCAGCACACACTCTCAGGAACTGGGCAGTACGAATGTCAGTGCACAGATGGGCCACAATATCAATGCTCCCCACAATCCTCTTCACTCCCATCCACTGTCTCAGGTACTCTTCAACAGAAACCTATCGGCTGGCTCCAATCAGGGCCCACCCCCTGCCTACCTGCCCTGCCAGTCCACCCTAGGCGTGTTCTATAACCCTGCCTCTCAAGTGAAGCATACAGTTGAGGATCTATCACCTCCCCAGGAGAGTCATACACATCCACATACCCTTGCTGAACAGCACTCACGCACTCCTACAGAAGCACACCGCCATGGTCCTGAGATGCTGAGTGAGGTTGACACTAATGAATTTGAGCAGTATCTCTCATATGGGATTCCTCAGGCACCCATGCAGGGGCCTGACCTAATATCCTCTGTATTGTCAGATGCTAGCACTGCTGTGTACTACTGTAACTATAGCAACACATGA
- the LOC113579295 gene encoding oxygen-regulated protein 1 codes for MNKAPMVHRAPLPVQSSESDHTLMTSRQPYMTEPIASKHVCFFKSGDAQFNGLPVVINSRTFKTFEALLDSLSKRIPLPFGVRIITTPRGRTAIHSLDQLHHGQSYICSDKRTVKPIDLERARHKPLPWYHARPFSRRNLAWQSQSRHQAQRPAPRGTRGAKWRQHAPLLQAPRRLVVFRNGNPEVKHTLLLQKRTTHSFEALLDHISEVMCFPVLKLYTPDGRRLDGLSALIMCSGVVVASGREPFSKGDYDAQKPSAPTWLPAKHVGTHPMLWKNKFMTRSTKAPISLSSEHYIMSQTHKSFAGSCDCPSSPPASVERKMDHPTESVAETDTVACLECDGEENIQVPTDEDIEKSFRVNQDGSMTVEMKVHLTIKEEETIQWTTTLSRSSITSQMQCISESPDLGVPVDVDTVPSDIIQTFPSDQSDVSNKDSSIRHEVLEVGRIGTSTLGWYQLQQKQLSVGTPMKHTETESKEIALGSYGYREEAKNGEKKEECCVLEQCISHPVPKPCTGLTNELNTFTSQQKSSFYNPAEILQDGGEIFHETTVHVYEQQVCQENFFANKHLCVQDMCTCGSAMDHAETSDTIFPEMSNKTISFCNDKLESELWTSTTYETLHRQENLHTTYNKNIPQEIINTESRTCSPITEFVKPSASRNPSTADTNKRRKPVRVLVKKNHMFQTSASERKRKNNETDILKEIRKIRADISRHAETIRLPEYCRAKAAKKLIKMRNYYVNGYENIPSVLPNTVQLNAQSPNELPAEEELCTNEKNPVQANLSSGKLNKGSASPKKDLLHEEHDLYQETQELSECICLPALHSSPSVFNEYVELWLQKNEPHPGQEQLPLTKTKPSPKVLFITTETVGAGEAAKEDLSCCVLMDNTLSSRSLFSKNKSSEQNVLLNDNSSEKNGIQTALPENVCTEKVSFTSNATSENNSASRESLELSELSKTQGTDKSLEKTSTGNGHIKLLPFPRDSSAENIPLSHPFIDLIPQNNTLLKASRFSHQTEGKKIFNRKKTSAKKSDVLHSTSNKGLACRRTLLDKSQVSSDLNGKSNGNQQSFSSQGVTGTCEINKCPSLRTLSDAEMIEKPVQMAVKRDMKHVLEELCHYIQTLCEVTQQKWLMLHSAKHSDCLPDFSSHMGNTFGSSSQTLKLTAAIEDAEQLTGSLNALQNVACVQLLDSWISFWELNYRSQSHSVITDSLRSGSHSGFGFEEEVIQGLMEELGIPDRVRQELANFCTQELKSKRGNQVEVSEEVNESFSEIKLNRVLAQLLGDETIRFPHSVFEEEVNTYVKSVIEKAIKTHLEESGSLALSMAQLLACTQKEIKMLTKEQERNICYIETTEQGDCVRASDICKDMPSHKHMLEVKRETVDATHKGDQGLDEKEYVLEKNTEYPNTIDYIEKKETVEKVMDAIKKDNDRITGKESTSSSEVKLTASEEDKFSLGEHILGNRFDEEVISFSEVQVNKEEKRQLNAATVTDMDQKDPMQKPLGKLQNEDHKNESQSETYCVKHSGPSGMLATLFATHVNSDMEDKIKHEAEQEQVIYKSKIVYSEEKQVVSEAPECFLIHQEHFVEQSEYDPDEAVEGCEENIGHFTGKKKNSNSVAELISNLELAAQRVSYIPVKTFLAHTEIPEVSKTHDLTNVYHLFNETDKIEGFKSASSKAQTHGRKYSEKHGNRISPNHSLNVVRTTKHSHLDITSELPSSSLAFSYDSPSNSLAQEPERSSHVNRVKSIREMFLTKSNSRKQNVKRFSPSSNSDLSDCNPESTDSGGNHSQTSPEAYSSEDDNSRLAIAKGFVRKTIERLYGRSNSDGTTDVKRPLSASKGKYTCPGRTHVNSLTSFHEACTRGVTDLSYFNATSSFDAFNEQTHCVRPYSQVKPGDAILTDKGHWLPFENHSIHETSPELQETPPQKMKLTTISIKPDQDTVKENVPYSLFCPASPHRSLPSTELEELSGSSGSKFTYFNFPHSNDSELDLEERKSDNSEKTEIKVTPVTQSLKSWETLNSFLPAFRPPVVKKADNKVHPLTEAVTPPVVIQPVRGQSAHTEITRHSTESDLLEILFIFCGRHCPVL; via the exons ATGAACAAAGCACCAATGGTGCACAGGGCTCCACTGCCCGTCCAATCCTCAGAAAGTGACCATACACTGATGACATCACGCCAACCATACATGACCGAGCCAATCGCCTCGAAGCACGTGTGCTTCTTCAAAAGTGGCGATGCCCAGTTCAATGGCTTACCAGTGGTTATCAACAGCCGCACCTTCAAGACCTTTGAGGCGCTGTTGGACAGCCTGTCCAAGCGTATCCCACTGCCCTTCGGGGTTCGCATCATCACCACGCCACGGGGCCGCACGGCCATTCACTCCCTCGACCAGCTGCATCACGGCCAGTCCTACATCTGCTCTGACAAGCGTACCGTCAAGCCCATTGACCTGGAGCGGGCACGCCACAAACCGCTTCCATGGTACCATGCCCGGCCCTTCAGCAGAAGGAACCTGGCCTGGCAGAGCCAGAGCCGACACCAGGCCCAGAGGCCAGCCCCACGTGGCACACGCGGGGCCAAGTGGCGCCAGCATGCCCCCCTGCTGCAGGCACCCAGGCGGCTGGTGGTTTTCCGCAATGGAAATCCTGAAGTCAAGCATACGCTGTTACTGCAAAAGAGGACCACCCACTCCTTTGAGGCACTTCTAGATCACATATCTGAAGTCATGTGCTTCCCTGTCCTGAAGCTATACACTCCTGATGGAAGAAGG TTGGATGGTCTTTCTGCTCTGATCATGTGTTCGGGGGTAGTGGTGGCTTCTGGTCGTGAGCCTTTCAGCAAAGGAGACTATGATGCCCAAAAACCCTCAGCTCCAACTTGGCTACCAGCCAAACATGTAGGAACGCATCCTATGTTGT GGAAAAACAAATTCATGACTAGAAGTACCAAAGCTCCTATTTCACTATCCTCAGAGCACTACATTATGAGTCAGACACACAAGAGTTTTGCAGGAAGTTGTGACTGTCCAAGTAGCCCTCCTGCTTCTGTGGAAAGGAAGATGGATCATCCTACGGAATCCgtggcagagacagacacagttgCCTGTCTGGAATGTGATGGTGAGGAAAATATCCAGGTGCCCACTGATGAAGACATTGAGAAGTCCTTTCGGGTCAACCAGGATGGAAGCATGACTGTAGAGATGAAGGTGCACCTGACTATTAAGGAGGAGGAGACAATCCAGTGGACAACCACGCTTAGTCGCTCCAGCATTACCAGCCAAATGCAATGCATCTCAGAATCTCCTGATCTTGGCGTTCCAGTTGATGTCGACACTGTGCCCTCAGATATAATCCAGACCTTCCCCAGTGACCAGAGTGATGTCTCTAATAAGGACAGCAGTATAAGGCATGAAGTACTGGAGGTAGGTAGAATAGGTACTTCTACCTTAGGGTGGTACCAACTTCAGCAGAAACAATTATCCGTTGGGACTCCAATGAAACATACTGAAACTGAGAGCAAGGAAATCGCTCTTGGATCTTATGGATACAGGGAAGAGGCAAAGAATGGTGAGAAGAAAGAGGAATGCTGTGTGTTAGAGCAGTGTATCAGTCACCCTGTACCCAAACCCTGCACTGGCCTTACCAATGAACTGAACACATTCACCTCACAGCAAAAGTCCAGTTTCTACAATCCAGCTGAGATCCTACAGGATGGTGGGGAGATATTCCATGAGACCACGGTTCATGTCTATGAGCAGCAGGTCTGCCAGGAGAATTTCTTTGCAAATAAGCACCTATGTGTCCAGGATATGTGCACCTGTGGGTCAGCCATGGATCATGCAGAAACATCTGATACTATATTTCCTGAAATGTCTAACAAAACAATTTCCTTTTGCAATGATAAATTGGAGTCTGAGCTTTGGACTAGCACCACTTATGAAACACTCCACAGACAGGAAAACCTCCATACAACATATAACAAAAACATCCCTCAAGAAATCATAAACACTGAATCAAGAACGTGTTCTCCTATAACAGAATTTGTTAAGCCTTCAGCCTCTAGAAATCCCTCAACAGCTGATACTAACAAGAGGAGAAAGCCAGTAAGAGTACTTGTGAAAAAGAATCATATGTTTCAGACTTCCGCTTCTGAACGAAAACGAAAGAATAATGAAACTGATATTCTCAAAGAAATAAGGAAAATTAGAGCGGATATTTCCAGACATGCAGAAACTATAAGACTACCTGAGTATTGTAGAGCAAAAGCTGCCAAAAAGCTGATAAAAATGAGAAACTATTACGTTAATGGTTATGAAAATATTCCTTCTGTGTTACCCAACACTGTTCAGCTGAATGCACAAAGTCCAAATGAATTACCAGCTGAGGAAGAGCTATGTACCAATGAAAAGAATCCTGTCCAAGCAAACCTGTCCAGCGGGAAACTGAATAAAGGTTCAGCTTCACCAAAGAAAGACCTGCTTCATGAGGAACATGATTTGTACCAGGAGACACAGGAGCTTAGCGAATGCATCTGCCTTCCTGCTTTGCATTCCTCACCCTCAGTATTTAATGAATATGTAGAACTCTGGTTGCAGAAAAATGAACCACATCCTGGACAGGAACAATTGCCACTTACCAAGACAAAGCCCTCTCCAAAGGTGTTGTTTATAACCACTGAGACTGTGGGTGCTGGAGAAGCAGCAAAGGAGGATTTATCATGTTGTGTTTTAATGGATAATACTTTATCTTCCAGAAGTCTGTTCAGTAAAAATAAGTCTTCTGAACAGAATGTATTACTGAATGATAATTCCTCTGAGAAAAATGGCATCCAAACAGCACTGCCAGAAAATGTTTGTACAGAAAAGGTATCTTTTACTAGTAATGCTACCTCAGAAAATAATTCAGCATCAAGAGAATCATTAGAGCTATCAGAATTATCAAAAACTCAAGGAACTGATAAGTCCTTGGAAAAAACGTCAACAGGTAATGGCCACATTAAACTGTTACCTTTCCCTAGAGATTCCTCTGCAGAAAATATTCCTCTTAGCCATCCATTTATAGATTTAATACCACAAAACAATACTTTGTTGAAGGCATCACGATTCAGTCATCAAACTGAgggcaaaaaaatatttaatagaaaGAAAACTTCTGCCAAGAAGTCAGATGTTCTACATTCTACTTCGAACAAGGGACTTGCATGCAGAAGAACATTGTTGGACAAATCACAAGTAAGTAGTGACTTAAATGGAAAATCAAATGGAAATCAGCAAAGTTTCAGTTCACAGGGGGTTACTGGCACAtgtgaaattaataaatgtccATCATTAAGGACGTTATCAGATGCAGAAATGATAGAAAAACCAGTCCAAATGGCAGTAAAGCGAGATATGAAGCATGTTCTTGAGGAGCTTTGCCATTACATTCAGACACTCTGTGAAGTGACGCAGCAAAAATGGCTGATGCTACATTCTGCAAAGCATTCAGACTGCTTGCCAGACTTCTCCTCACACATGGGCAATACATTTGGCTCTTCATCACAAACACTTAAGCTGACGGCAGCCATAGAAGATGCAGAGCAGCTGACAGGCAGTCTGAATGCTTTGCAGAATGTAGCATGTGTTCAGCTGCTAGATAGTTGGATAAGTTTTTGGGAGCTGAACTACAGGTCCCAGAGTCACAGTGTCATAACAGACTCCTTGAGGAGCGGCTCTCACAGTGGGTTTGGCTTTGAGGAGGAGGTAATTCAGGGACTCATGGAAGAACTAGGTATTCCTGACAGGGTCAGACAGGAGCTAGCAAATTTCTGCACTCAAGAATTGAAGAGCAAAAGAGGTAATCAGGTGGAAGTATCAGAAGAGGTAAATGAGTCTTTCTCAGAGATAAAGTTAAATAGGGTTCTAGCACAACTCTTAGGTGATGAAACAATTAGGTTCCCGCACTCTGTATTTGAAGAGGAGGTAAACACATACGTAAAATCGGTCATTGAAAAAGCTATTAAAACACACCTTGAAGAGAGTGGCAGTTTGGCGTTGTCTATGGCACAATTACTGGCTTGCActcaaaaagaaataaaaatgttaaccaAGGAACAGGAAAGAAACATCTGCTACATAGAGACAACAGAGCAGGGCGACTGTGTACGTGCTTCTGACATCTGCAAGGACATGCCCTCCCATAAGCACATGTTAGAAGTAAAAAGAGAAACGGTGGATGCAACTCACAAGGGAGATCAGGGACTAGATGAGAAAGAATATGTTCTAGAGAAGAATACTGAATATCCTAATACAATAGATTATATTGAAAAGAAGGAGACTGTGGAAAAGGTGATGGATGCAATAAAAAAGGATAATGATAGGATTACTGGAAAAGAGTCAACTAGTAGCAGTGAAGTTAAATTGACTGCTTCTGAAGAAGACAAATTCAGTTTGGGGGAACACATCTTAGGAAACAGGTTTGATGAAGAAGTCATTAGCTTTTCTGAAGTTCAAGtcaacaaagaagaaaaacgtCAATTAAATGCAGCAACAGTAACTGATATGGACCAGAAAGATCCCATGCAGAAACCTTTAGGTAAGTTGCAAAATGAAGATCACAAAAATGAATCACAAAGTGAAACATACTGTGTGAAGCACAGTGGACCATCTGGAATGCTAGCTACCCTCTTTGCTACTCATGTGAATTCAGACATGGAGGACAAGATTAAACATGAGGCAGAGCAGGAACAAGTTATCTATAAAAGTAAAATTGTTTATTCTGAGGAGAAGCAAGTGGTTTCGGAGGCTCCAGAATGCTTTCTAATTCATCAAGAACATTTTGTCGAGCAATCAGAATATGATCCAGATGAAGCTGTGGAAGGGTGTGAAGAAAATATTGGACATTttactggaaaaaagaaaaattcaaaTTCAGTGGCAGAGCTAATCAGTAACCTTGAGTTGGCTGCACAAAGAGTTAGCTATATACCTGTAAAGACATTTTTGGCACATACTGAGATACCAGAAGTTTCAAAGACTCATGACTTAACTAATGTTTATCATCTATTCAATGAAACAGACAAAATAGAGGGGTTTAAAAGTGCTTCGTCTAAGGCCCAAACACATGGCAGAAAGTATAGTGAAAAGCATGGTAATCGAATCTCACCAAATCATTCCCTAAACGTGGTCAGAACAACTAAGCATTCACACTTGGACATAACATCAGAACTCCCCTCCTCTTCATTAGCTTTCAGCTATGATTCTCCAAGCAACTCTTTGGCACAAGAGCCAGAAAGAAGCAGTCATGTTAACCGAGTAAAGTCAATCAGAGAGATGTTCCTTACTAAGAGCAACAGTAGAAAACAGAATGTGAAAAGATTTTCACCCAGTTCAAATTCTGACCTGTCTGACTGCAATCCTGAATCCACTGACAGTGGGGGAAACCACTCCCAGACATCACCAGAGGCATACAGTAGTGAGGATGACAATAGCCGTTTAGCCATTGCCAAAGGTTTTGTTAGAAAAACCATTGAGCGTCTCTATGGAAGAAGTAATTCAGATGGTACAACAGATGTTAAGAGACCATTATCTGCATCCAAGGGGAAGTACACATGTCCTGGAAGGACCCATGTAAATAGTTTGACCTCCTTCCATGAAGCTTGCACACGGGGAGTGACTGACTTATCATACTTCAATGCCACAAGCTCCTTTGATGCCTTCAATGAACAAACTCACTGTGTGCGTCCATATTCCCAGGTGAAACCTGGAGATGCCATTCTTACTGACAAAGGTCACTGGTTGCCTTTTGAGAACCACTCAATTCATGAAACTTCCCCAGAGCTCCAGGAaactcccccccaaaaaatgaaGCTCACAACCATATCAATTAAGCCTGATCAAGACACTGTAAAGGAAAATGTTCCATATTCATTATTTTGCCCAGCTTCTCCTCATAGGTCCCTCCCTTCCACTGAACTTGAAGAACTGTCTGGGTCATCAGGATCAAAGTTCACCTATTTCAACTTTCCACATTCAAATGACTCTGAACTGGACCTGGAAGAAAGAAAATCTGATAATTCTGAAAAAACAGAGATTAAAGTGACTCCTGTGACACAATCACTTAAATCCTGGGAGACCTTAAACAGCTTTCTTCCTGCCTTCAGGCCACCAGTTGTCAAGAAAGCAGATAACAAGGTGCACCCATTGACAGAAGCTGTAACACCTCCTGTAGTCATCCAGCCAGTTAGGGGACAGAGTGCACATACAGAAATCACAAGGCATTCCACAGAATCTGATCTCCTGGAGATACTTTTCATATTTTGTGGACGACACTGTCCTGTACTCTAA